Proteins from a single region of Punica granatum isolate Tunisia-2019 chromosome 8, ASM765513v2, whole genome shotgun sequence:
- the LOC116188442 gene encoding germin-like protein subfamily 3 member 2 yields MSQKILIILFIFLHCQVILASDPDPVQDFCIAHEAESGLNLQCKNSSLATVEDFVFSGVKSPGKFSETGLSATSVNSKIFPGLNTLGMSFVRADLEPGGINPPHFHPRATEIVFVLEGKVYSGFVDTQNRVFSRVIEKGEVMVFPRGLLHFQMNVGYERATILGSFDSQNPGLQRIANAVFGSGIEEGLLEKAFGLSPKELAKLRRKFASEHKE; encoded by the coding sequence ATGTCCCAGAAAATTCTGAttattctcttcatcttcctccATTGCCAAGTCATATTAGCCTCTGATCCTGATCCGGTCCAAGACTTCTGCATAGCCCATGAAGCAGAGTCCGGGCTCAACCTCCAGTGCAAGAACTCATCACTTGCCACAGTAGAGGACTTCGTGTTTTCGGGCGTAAAATCCCCTGGAAAGTTCAGTGAGACTGGGCTATCAGCAACATCAGTGAACTCGAAGATCTTTCCAGGTTTGAACACTCTCGGGATGTCCTTTGTTCGAGCGGATCTTGAGCCTGGTGGGATTAATCCACCTCATTTTCACCCGAGGGCCACCGAGATTGTGTTTGTATTGGAGGGGAAGGTGTATTCAGGGTTTGTGGACACGCAGAACCGGGTCTTTTCGAGGGTAATCGAGAAGGGGGAGGTGATGGTCTTTCCTCGAGGTTTGCTTCACTTCCAAATGAATGTTGGTTATGAGCGGGCAACTATTCTGGGGAGCTTCGATAGCCAAAACCCGGGGTTGCAGAGGATTGCTAATGCAGTCTTCGGGTCTGGGATTGAAGAGGGGCTGTTGGAGAAGGCTTTCGGGTTGAGCCCTAAGGAGCTGGCGAAGTTGAGGAGGAAATTTGCTTCCGAGCATAAAGAATAG
- the LOC116188440 gene encoding protein trichome birefringence-like 36: MLKSLMAKPGSLFSLLLAALCLCNHFLDYSLALQLSQLGDEFSWLTDEDDEVAVVQTRRDSQKSCDLSTGKWVFDQSYPLYDSNCPYLSTAVTCQRNGRPDSNYEKWRWMPQSCSLPRFDALRFLGKMRNRRIMLVGDSIMRNQWESLVCLVQGVIPTGRKTVSYNGPSMAFHALDFGTSIEFSWAPLLVELKKGLDNKRILHLDMIEGNAKYWRGVDVLVFDSAHWWTHSEKWSSWDYYMEGNSVIRNMNPMVAYEKGLATWAKWVDLNLDPRRTRVIFRSMSPRHNRENGWKCYNQKKPLLFFSHQHIPEQLMILQEVLRKMRFPVHLQDITSLSALRRDGHPSVYKKAMNQEERQNPTATGHSSDCSHWCLPGVPDTWNEMLSALL; the protein is encoded by the exons ATGTTGAAATCTTTAATGGCGAAACCGGGAAGCCTCTTCTCTCTATTGCTGGCCGCCCTCTGCCTCTGCAACCACTTCCTTGACTACTCCCTGGCCCTGCAGCTTAGTCAGCTCGGAGACGAGTTCTCCTGGCTCACTGACGAAGATGATGAAGTTGCCGTGGTCCAAACAAGGAGGGACTCCCAGAAGAGCTGTGACCTGTCCACTGGGAAATGGGTCTTCGATCAGTCGTATCCTCTCTACGACTCCAACTGCCCATACCTCAGCACGGCTGTCACATGCCAGAGGAACGGACGGCCCGACTCCAACTATGAGAAGTGGAGGTGGATGCCCCAGAGTTGCTCTCTTCCAAG GTTTGATGCTTTGAGGTTCCTTGGGAAGATGAGGAACAGAAGAATAATGCTGGTGGGTGATTCCATAATGAGGAACCAGTGGGAATCTCTCGTCTGCTTAGTCCAAGGAGTCATCCCGACAGGTCGGAAAACCGTGTCTTATAACGGTCCTTCCATGGCTTTTCATGCACTG GATTTTGGGACATCAATCGAGTTTTCTTGGGCTCCATTGTTGGTGGAACTGAAGAAAGGGCTCGACAACAAGAGGATACTGCACTTAGACATGATTGAGGGGAATGCGAAGTACTGGAGGGGAGTTGATGTTCTCGTGTTTGATTCTGCTCACTGGTGGACTCATTCTGAGAAATGGAGCTC ATGGGACTACTACATGGAGGGGAACTCTGTGATTAGGAACATGAACCCAATGGTGGCTTATGAAAAGGGGCTCGCGACATGGGCCAAGTGGGTGGACTTAAACCTGGACCCTCGAAGAACCCGAGTCATATTTCGAAGCATGTCTCCTAGGCACAACAG GGAGAATGGATGGAAATGCTACAACCAGAAGAAGCCGCTGCTATTTTTCAGCCATCAGCACATCCCAGAGCAGCTCATGATCCTGCAGGAAGTGCTGAGGAAAATGAGGTTTCCGGTCCATTTACAGGACATCACATCGCTCTCCGCTCTAAGAAGGGACGGGCATCCCTCGGTCTACAAGAAGGCAATGAACCAGGAAGAACGGCAGAACCCGACAGCGACTGGGCATTCCTCAGACTGCAGCCACTGGTGCCTCCCAGGAGTTCCAGATACCTGGAACGAGATGTTAAGCGCCCTGCTTTGA
- the LOC116188253 gene encoding uncharacterized protein LOC116188253 has protein sequence MAAFDCAGDMYDVALKPRLLRMLLRDHLPDEKRPFRDPAVLSRIISTVKTHKLLSESFGESTDKKLVKDWRSAVAAWVDRVLMLASSNSPAKCWAGVSLLGLTCQECNSERFLESYPTWIEKLQAHIEPATDSHMVKVASCASLSDLLLRLGQYPLRHGKGGFAEKLVQTSLKLLNEDSSEAIWDEVLHLIGLMVTLFPSAIQQHYDSAEATISSKIFSGKCSNFMLEKLACCLAMLPKSKGDEGTWCLLMQKILWFINDYLKDAFEGLEEETKIREASRLLVPPGKNPPPPLADYKSKASTRSKQTSIVLAMMICCSEMLKNSYPVQVSVPMQSLLLLIERVLTVDGSIPQTSSFFITAIQQELLCLELPALHSSGLDLLIALTKGVRSQILPWAAYIVRIMTRYFKKCAVPELRVKAYLEIKTLVMSMGAGMAKNLEHEILKNALVDLNPHHEKDISSSNPQSNAIKASVEQPKHKKRKRPSTAEPPEQQHHGDLEACAIKSHLVEHPELKIAALETLEALFTVGGALKFGRSEVDDLLISLAKNSFNRQGASTEELQLAALRVLLASILSQIHQRPPNLAKTLELFRRGRQVTGSKVCEFCAHSILALEALIHPRALPLSDYSAPAPARSPAGFDHNTSLLFQSSAQKLSIVGFDLPDSDDDISGAALRDAVKSTDHAQESPPPELLKQNQKKWLSNDSSCDNSLRNDEMRSPVVVTTDEIMLDSEQSKPSTSKSREPYSPGPVMISHMSGNTKETKEDTKEDGASGFNGNGVMAEADDAPLPAGGSTSAATLDSDKGKELIWDPDDRLTEDLFPDIIDEDPDSTDDDDDEY, from the exons ATGGCGGCTTTCGATTGCGCCGGCGACATGTACGACGTCGCCCTAAAGCCGCGGCTGCTCCGGATGCTACTGAGGGATCACCTCCCCGACGAGAAGCGGCCGTTTCGGGACCCCGCGGTGCTATCGAGAATCATTTCGACGGTCAAAACGCACAAGCTTCTGTCTGAATCTTTCGGTGAATCGACGGACAAGAAGCTCGTCAAGGATTGGAGATCCGCAGTTGCTGCTTGGGTCGACAGGGTGTTAATGCTAGCTTCCAGCAATTCG CCAGCTAAATGCTGGGCAGGAGTCTCTTTGCTGGGGTTGACATGTCAAGAGTGCAATTCTGAGCGATTCCTGGAATCTTATCCAACGTGGATTGAAAAACTTCAAGCACACATTGAG CCAGCAACAGATTCCCATATGGTGAAGGTGGCATCTTGTGCCTCTCTTTCTGACCTACTTCTGAG GTTAGGACAATACCCTTTGAGGCATGGTAAAGGTGGTTTTGCAGAAAAGCTGGTTCAGACATCTCTTAAGCTGTTAAATGAGGACAGTTCAGAGGCTATATGG GATGAGGTGTTACATCTGATAGGTCTCATGGTCACTTTATTTCCATCTGCTATCCAACAGCATTATGACAGT GCTGAGGCTACTATTAGTTCAAAAATCTTTTCTGGGAAGTGTAGTAATTTCATGTTGGAG AAACTTGCTTGCTGTTTAGCAATGCTCCCGAAATCCAAGGGAGATGAAGGGACATGGTGTTTACTGATGCAGAAGATTCTTTGGTTCATCAACGATTACCTAAAGGATGCCTTTGAAGGCCTAGAAGAAG AAACCAAGATTCGTGAAGCTAGTAGACTACTGGTCCCACCAGGGAAGAATCCCCCGCCTCCCTTAGCAGATTACAAATCAAAAGCCTCAACTAGGTCCAAGCAAACATCAATTGTGTTGGCAATGATGATTTGCTGTTCTGAGATGCTTAAGAATTCATATCCAGTTCAG GTTAGTGTACCCATGCAATCACTGCTACTGCTGATTGAGAGAGTGCTTACAGTGGATGGCTCTATTCCCCAAACCTCATCATTCTTCATAACCGCAATACAACAAGAATTGTTATGTTTAGAACTACCAGCCTTGCACTCTAGTGGTCTAGATCTGCTGATTGCCTTGACAAAGGGAGTGCGAAG TCAAATATTGCCATGGGCTGCATATATTGTTCGAATCATGACAAGATACTTCAAGAAATGTGCAGTGCCTGAGTTGAGGGTGAAGGCCTACTTAGAGATAAAGACGTTGGTTATGTCCATGGGTGCTG GAATGGCAAAGAACTTGGAGCATGAAATTCTGAAGAATGCCCTTGTAGATTTGAATCCTCATCACGAGAAGGACATATCCTCCTCCAACCCACAGTCAAATGCGATCAAAGCATCAGTAGAGCAGCCCAAACATAAGAAAAGGAAGCGGCCTTCTACAGCTGAACCTCCAGAACAGCAACACCATGGTGACTTAGAAGCATGTGCAATCAAAAGCCATCTGGTAGAGCATCCTGAGCTTAAGATAGCCGCATTAGAAACATTGGAAGCTCTTTTCACTGTG GGTGGTGCTCTGAAGTTTGGCAGATCCGAAGTTGATGATCTTTTGATATCTCTTGCAAAGAATTCATTCAATCGTCAAGGGGCATCTACAGAGGAACTGCAGCTTGCTGCATTACGGGTTCTTTTGGCGAGCATTCTTTCTCAAATACATCAGCGTCCTCCAAATTTAGCCAAAACTCTCGAGCTTTTTCGAAGAG GACGACAAGTAACCGGCAGCAAGGTTTGCGAGTTCTGTGCTCATTCTATACTGGCCCTGGAAGCACTTATTCATCCACGGGCCCTCCCTCTATCAGATTATTCGGCTCCTGCACCTGCTCGATCGCCTGCTGGATTCGACCACAATACCTCTCTACTCTTTCAGTCAAGTGCCCAAAAACTTTCAATTGTGGGATTTGATCTTCCTGATTCAGATGATGACATATCCGGAGCAGCATTAAGGGATGCAGTGAAGAGTACAGATCACGCCCAGGAATCTCCCCCTCCAGAGTTGTTAAAACAAAACCAAAAGAAGTGGCTTTCTAATGATTCTTCGTGTGATAATTCTCTGAGAAACGATGAGATGAGGTCGCCAGTAGTGGTAACTACTGATGAAATCATGCTTGACTCTGAGCAATCCAAACCTTCCACAAGCAAGTCTCGAGAACCATACTCACCTGGTCCCGTCATGATTTCTCACATGAGTGGAAACACTAAAGAAACCAAAGAGGACACAAAGGAAGATGGGGCCTCAGGATTCAATGGGAATGGAGTTATGGCTGAAGCGGATGATGCTCCTTTACCTGCAGGCGGGAGTACTAGTGCTGCAACTCTGGACTCGGACAAGGGCAAGGAGTTAATATGGGACCCAGACGACAGATTGACCGAAGATCTGTTTCCAGATATTATAGATGAAGACCCCGATTCcactgatgatgatgatgatgagtaCTAA
- the LOC116187798 gene encoding diphosphomevalonate decarboxylase MVD2, peroxisomal, translating into MAGDWIRTVTAQTPTNIAVIKYWGKRDENLILPVNDSISVTLDPAHLCTTTTVAVSPGFDQDRMWLNGKEISLSGGRYQNCLREIRARAAEVEDKERGIKIAKDDWQKLHVHIASYNNFPTAAGLASSAAGFACLVFALAKLMNAKEDHSQLSAIARQGSGSACRSLYGGFVKWIMGKEENGSDSLAVQLVDEKHWDDLVIIIAVVSSRQKETSSTTGMRDTVETSLLLQHRAKEVVPKRVVKMEDAIQKHDFASFAQLTCADSNQFHAVCLDTCPPIFYMNDTSHRIISCVEKWNRSEETPQVAYTFDAGPNAVLIARNRKTAALLLQRLLYFFPPSSDTDMSSYVLGDKSILKDAGIQGINDVEALPPPPEIKDNVPPPRNRGEVSYFICTRPGRGPVLLSDESLALLDPSTGLPK; encoded by the exons ATGGCGGGAGATTGGATCCGTACGGTGACCGCCCAAACGCCGACGAACATTGCGGTGATCAAGTACTGGGGAAAGCGTGACGAAAACCTAATTCTTCCGGTGAACGACAGCATCAGCGTGACCCTGGATCCGGCACACCTTTGCACCACCACCACCGTCGCCGTGAGCCCTGGCTTTGACCAGGATCGCATGTGGCTCAATGGAAAG GAGATTTCCCTCTCCGGCGGTAGGTACCAAAACTGTTTGAGAGAAATTCGTGCTCGAGCTGCAGAGGTTGAGGACAAGGAAAGGGGCATCAAGATCGCAAAAGATGATTGGCAGAAGTTGCATGTTCATATTGCCTCATATAACAACTTCCCTACTGCGGCTGGATTGGCTTCTTCAGCTGCTGGTTTCGCTTGTTTGG TTTTTGCTCTTGCAAAGTTGATGAATGCAAAAGAAGATCATAGCCAACTTTCTGCAATTGCAAG ACAAGGTTCAGGTAGTGCTTGTCGCAGCTTATATGGTGGATTTGTGAAGTGGATCATGGGAAAA gaGGAGAATGGTAGTGATAGTCTTGCGGTTCAGCTGGTAGATGAAAAGCACTGGGATGATCTTGTCATCATTATTGCTGTG GTAAGTTCCCGTCAAAAGGAGACAAGTAGTACTACAGGAATGCGTGACACTGTTGAAACTAGTTTGCTTTTGCAGCATAGAGCAAAG GAAGTCGTGCCTAAACGCGTAGTGAAAATGGAAGATGCCATCCAAAAGCATGATTTCGCATCATTTGCACAGTTGACCTGTGCAGATAGTAACCAGTTTCATGCCGTCTGCCTCGATACCTGCCCACCGATCTTCTATATGAACGATACATCCCATAG GATAATTAGCTGTGTTGAAAAGTGGAATCGATCTGAAGAAACACCTCAG GTCGCATACACTTTTGATGCTGGGCCAAATGCAGTTCTTATAGCACGAAACAGGAAAACAGCAGCTCTTTTGCTCCAGCGGCTGCTTTACTTCTTCCCACCAAGTTCAGATACTGACATGAGCAG TTATGTTCTTGGGGACAAGTCCATACTGAAAGATGCTGGGATTCAGGGGATAAACGACGTAGAAGCCCTGCCACCGCCTCCTGAAATCAAAGACAATGTCCCACCTCCGAGGAATAGAGGTGAGGTCAGCTACTTCATCTGCACTAGACCAGGGAGAGGGCCTGTTTTGCTATCCGATGAATCCCTGGCTCTTCTGGACCCATCGACAGGGCTCCCCAAGTAA